In a single window of the Lodderomyces elongisporus chromosome 4, complete sequence genome:
- the VMA5 gene encoding Vacuolar ATP synthase subunit C (BUSCO:EOG092631MU) — protein sequence MSGTSQHSLIADYLILSLPQSAHAEEWLEQSLNNGKQPLYKLKIPDFQSGTLDSLVQESEELSKIDQQLGGSVSKVVEILNSVSESKSNSNSSRTIQSRSVFDYVQNFQWNTSKYRLDKPISQLVKIISSEAVTLDSDVRSTFQNYQTAKSNFLAADRKRNGDLSIKSLHEIVKPEQFVLDSENLVTILIAVPNNLVSEFKNKYETLTQFVIPRSAEAIAKDSEFTLFTVTLFKKFQQEFINNAREQKWHPRTDFVYSEETLNNLRKEFDITKATESKSKNEVIRLSKTAYSDIVACWFHIKVIRVYVEAVLRYGLPPQFDNYLIKFEGSNLKNLGKAKKELVEKFGYLGGDGYSTNSNLHEYASLVDSDYEPFVLYNFEVV from the coding sequence ATGTCAGGAACATCTCAGCACCTGCTTATTGCTGATTATTTGATTCTTTCCTTACCACAGTCAGCGCATGCCGAAGAATGGTTAGAACAATCTTTAAACAATGGTAAGCAACCATTGTACAAGTTGAAAATTCCAGATTTCCAGAGTGGCACTTTGGACTCCTTGGTGCAAGAAAGCGAGGAGTTGAGCAAAATTGATCAGCAGTTGGGTGGCTCAGTTTCCAAAGTTGTGGAGATTTTGAACTCCGTGAGCGAGTCCAagtcaaactcaaactcgTCACGCACAATCCAATCGAGATCTGTTTTTGACTATGTTCAAAATTTCCAATGGAATACCTCGAAGTATCGTCTAGACAAACCAATTAGTCAGTTGGTGAAGATTATCTCAAGTGAAGCCGTAACATTGGACAGCGATGTTCGTTCtacttttcaaaattacCAAACGGCAAAATCCAATTTCTTGGCAGCTGATAGGAAGAGAAATGGGGACTTGTCAATCAAGTCGCTCCACGAGATTGTCAAGCCAGAGCAGTTTGTTTTGGACTCGGAAAACTTGGTCACCATTCTAATTGCTGTGCCAAACAATTTAGTTTCCGagtttaaaaacaaatatgaAACACTAACACAGTTTGTAATACCCAGATCCGCCGAGGCGATTGCAAAGGATCTGGAGTTTACCTTGTTTACAGTTACACTTTTCAAGAAGTTTCAGCAAGAGTTTATCAACAATGCACGCGAACAAAAGTGGCACCCACGTACTGATTTTGTTTACAGCGAAGAAACCTTGAATAACTTGAGAAAAGAGTTTGATATCACAAAGGCCACCGAGTCCAAGCTGAAGAATGAGGTAATCAGATTGAGCAAAACCGCATACCTGGACATTGTTGCGTGCTGGTTTCATATCAAAGTCATCCGTGTTTACGTTGAAGCTGTTCTTAGATACGGTTTACCACCACAATTCGATAACTACTTGATCAAATTTGAAGGCAGTAACCTCAAGAACCTTGGAAAGGCCAAGAAAGAGTTGGTTGAAAAATTCGGTTACTTGGGAGGTGATGGATACTCAACAAACTCTAATTTACACGAGTATGCTTCATTGGTTGATTCGGATTATGAACCGTTTGTTCTTTACAACTTTGAGGTTGTTTAA
- the UGA2 gene encoding succinate semialdehyde dehydrogenase NADP+ linked — protein sequence MSSPVLKHIKNHNLFQTKPFINNEFVESKSGKTFKVINPATEEVIAELPEQTPEEIDEVIKLTAEAFKTFRKTNPYDRSKMLRKLYDLMIENLDDLATIITLENGKCLTDAKGEIKYAASYFEWFSEEAKRVYGDTIQPSNPNNKIITYKQPVGAVGLLCPFNFPSAMGARKAAPAWAVGCTCILKPDGQTPLSSLALAYLAKEAGFPPGAFNVVLASVESTPMVGTKICESPSIKKVSFTGSTGVGKLLVKQSSSTLKKLSMELGGNAPIVVFDDADLDLAVEQSVASKFRSLGQTCVCANRLYVQEGVYDKFCEKFAEKVKSFKIGNGLDEGVTHGCLINTKAIEKVEDHIEDAIKKGAQVLVKGGKLPELGKHFYAPTVLKDVQQDSKVLHEETFGPLGAIAKFSTKEEVLELCNDTPYGLASYVFAQNINTIWYMSEYLEAGMVSVNTGLFTDASMPFGGIKESGFGREGSLYGIDDYTVLKSITLGNVYN from the coding sequence ATGTCTAGTCCAGTATTGAAACATATCAAGAACCATAACCTTTTCCAAACAAAGCCATTCATTAACAATGAGTTTGTTGAATCCAAGTCGGGAAAGACTTTCAAAGTTATTAACCCAGCCACCGAAGAAGTGATTGCAGAGTTACCCGAGCAAACTCCCGAGGAGATTGATGAAGTAATCAAGCTTACAGCTGAAGCGTTCAAAACTTTCAGAAAGACAAACCCATATGACCGTTCCAAAATGTTGCGCAAATTGTATGACTTGATGATTGAAAATTTGGATGATTTGGCCACCATAATTACATTGGAGAATGGTAAATGTTTGACCGATGCCAAAGGCGAGATCAAATATGCTGCTAGTTACTTTGAATGGTTTAGTGAGGAGGCCAAGAGAGTTTATGGTGATACTATCCAACCATCAAACCCAAATAACAAAATTATCACTTATAAGCAGCCTGTTGGTGCAGTGGGTCTCTTGTGTCCATTCAATTTCCCAAGTGCAATGGGTGCTAGAAAGGCAGCACCTGCTTGGGCCGTGGGGTGTACATGTATTTTGAAGCCGGATGGACAAACACCACTTAGTTCTTTGGCATTGGCTTACTTGGCTAAAGAGGCTGGATTTCCTCCTGGTGCTTTCAATGTTGTGTTGGCCTCAGTCGAGTCTACACCAATGGTAGGTACAAAAATCTGCGAGTCTCCAAGTATAAAAAAGGTTAGTTTTACAGGAAGCACTGGCGTTGGTAAATTATTGGTGAAGCAAAGCTCGCTGACACTTAAAAAGTTGTCCATGGAACTTGGTGGAAATGCACCAATTGTTGTATTTGACGATGCGGATTTAGACTTGGCCGTTGAGCAATCTGTTGCGTCGAAATTTAGGTCCTTGGGCCAAACATGTGTTTGTGCCAATAGATTGTATGTACAAGAAGGTGTTTATGACAAATTTTGTGAAAAGTTTGCCGAAAAAGTTAAGCTGTTCAAGATTGGAAATGGGTTGGATGAAGGCGTTACACACGGTTGTTTAATCAACACCAAGGCTATTGAGAAAGTGGAAGATCACATTGAAGATGCGATAAAGAAAGGTGCCCAGGTTTTGGTAAAGGGTGGGAAATTGCCTGAACTCGGAAAACATTTTTATGCTCCAACTGTTTTGAAAGATGTGCAACAAGACTCAAAGGTTTTGCACGAAGAGACTTTTGGTCCCTTGGGAGCTATTGCCAAGTTCTCTACAAAGGAAGAAGTCTTGGAATTGTGTAACGACACTCCATACGGATTAGCCTCGTACGTGTTTGCACAAAACATCAATACTATCTGGTACATGTCTGAGTACTTGGAGGCAGGAATGGTGAGTGTCAATACTGGTTTGTTTACTGATGCATCAATGCCATTTGGCGGTATCAAGGAGTCCGGGTTCGGCAGAGAGGGATCACTTTACGGTATTGATGACTATACTGTCCTCAAATCCATCACATTGGGAAACGTTTATAACTAG
- the ALT1 gene encoding alanine transaminase, which translates to MLRSISNTASPAAPRSRICVSSKHLFTNNYNYNYNYNYNYYSTMASTATLSNLYAKPETVQRLYRFYSSFEPAQKLSIKDINQQTVEAKYAVRGKIPIIADGLSEIIKKNPVDHGLPFSKIINANIGNPQQLDQKPLTWYRQVMSILQYPNLLDMNVDFPQDVQKRAKTILDNIGSLGAYSHSQGSPFIRQSIANFITERDNGTLPANANNIFLTSGASTAVSYLLQILSKDQQSGFLIPIPQYPLYTASIALNDAKPIGYYLDESNQWATNHEEIRQLITQNKSQGVNIKALVVINPGNPTGAVLARDEMKALIDICAEHGIVLIADEVYQENVFDGKKFISFKRVLGELLEKDYNSYKNVQLASLHSTSKGVSGECGQRGGYMELVGFSDDVKDVIFKLASINLCSPVSGQAMVELMINPPRKGDESYDLYKQETGEIFDDLKERANYLYEAFTGMEDIAVDKPEGAMYIFPRLDFDPTKYHKLFSRARNSNLLIDDVYCIELLENTGICCVPGNGFGQKPDTFHLRTTFLPPGKEWIEHWSDFHKAFVKKYKDV; encoded by the coding sequence ATGCTAAGATCTATCTCCAATACTGCTAGTCCTGCTGCTCCTCGAAGCAGAATTTGTGTTTCCAGCAAACACTTATTTaccaacaactacaactacaactacaactacaactacaactactacaGCACCATGGCCAGCACTGCTACATTATCCAACTTGTACGCCAAACCAGAAACAGTCCAAAGGTTATATCGCTTTTACTCCTCCTTTGAACCAGCACAAAAACTCTCCATAAAAGACATAAACCAACAAACAGTGGAGGCAAAGTACGCAGTAAGAGGCAAGATACCAATCATTGCCGATGGACTCCTGGAAATAATTAAGAAAAACCCCGTCGACCACGGCCTCCCATTTAGCAAAATCATCAATGCCAATATCGGAAACCCCCAACAGTTGGACCAAAAACCATTGACCTGGTATAGACAAGTTATGTCAATCTTGCAGTACCCAAACTTGCTAGACATGAATGTCGATTTCCCCCAAGACGTTCAAAAAAGAGCCAAAACAATATTGGACAATATTGGCTCCCTCGGCGCATACTCACACTCCCAAGGCTCCCCTTTTATCAGACAATCAATTGCAAACTTTATcacagagagagacaaTGGCACTCTCCCGGCAAACGCTAACAACATTTTTTTGACCTCGGGCGCATCAACCGCAGTCTCATACTTGTTGCAAATATTGTCAAAAGACCAGCAATCTGGCTTTCTAATCCCCATCCCACAATACCCATTGTACACTGCAAGCATCGCCTTGAATGATGCAAAACCTATTGGATACTACTTGGACGAATCAAACCAATGGGCTACAAACCACGAAGAGATTCGTCAATTGATTACCCAAAACAAATCCCAAGGAGTCAATATAAAGGCACTTGTGGTTATCAACCCCGGTAACCCCACCGGCGCTGTCTTGGCCCGCGACGAAATGAAGGCCTTGATTGATATCTGTGCCGAACACGGCATTGTCTTGATTGCCGACGAAGTGTACCAAGAAAACGTCTTTGACGGCAAGAAATTCATCTCATTCAAACGCGTATTGGGAGAACTACTCGAAAAAGACTACAACCTGTATAAAAATGTACAGTTGGCTTCATTGCACTCAACTTCAAAAGGTGTTAGTGGAGAATGTGGCCAACGTGGTGGCTACATGGAATTGGTGGGCTTTAGCGACGATGTAAAAGATGTCATATTCAAGTTGGCATCCATCAACTTGTGCTCACCCGTTTCGGGACAAGCCATGGTGGAACTCATGATTAACCCACCAAGAAAAGGCGACGAGTCGTATGACTTGTACAAACAGGAAACAGGCGAAATATTTGACGACTTGAAAGAGAGAGCCAATTACCTCTATGAGGCATTTACCGGAATGGAGGATATCGCAGTAGACAAGCCAGAAGGAGCAATGTACATATTCCCCCGTTTGGACTTTGACCCAACAAAGTACCACAAACTATTCTCAAGAGCCAGAAACTCCAATTTGCTTATCGATGACGTATATTGTATCGAGTTGTTGGAAAATACGGGTATATGCTGTGTTCCTGGAAACGGATTTGGCCAGAAACCTGACACTTTCCATTTAAGAACCACATTCTTGCCCCCTGGAAAAGAATGGATCGAGCACTGGAGCGATTTCCACAAAGCATTTGTTAAAAAGTATAAAGATGTTTAG
- the URK1 gene encoding Uridine kinase has protein sequence MNKRRSSRISPFVDEDSSFISSSTDNLVPADFHDNNTSRSSHQLISGVTNSVDELTIDESCAIADDNNNGNNDGGESTLRTDLNNSCSGVASSESPLPSASKSTTTSPSLVSPSPQLSTPSNKNLLRPKSNMSDYNKSTSQVNSVTASATASVNSTLTKTPLKNPSYIPPWTEPYIIGIAGNSGSGKTSISQQIIQGINQPWTVLLSFDNFYKSLTPEQSKRAFANDYDFDTPDSLDIDAIVEVVENLKQGRKATIPCYSFAKHARLERTNTIYGANVVILEGLYALYDERLLSMMDLKIYVDTDLDVCLARRLTRDILYRGRDLEGAMKQWDGFVKPNAVKFLNPTMRNADVVIPRGLDNTIAIELMIKHIKNQLAMKSARHLQNLKNLGINMEFNVDDHANIGILAPTNQVKGINSILFNKDTSMNDFIFYFNRMCGLLIEFAQQNYFVTAKPSQITTTEGYKYDGVQFVQKQIVAINIIRSGDCFMWSLKKSFAELTIGKMLIQSDSTTGEPQLHYESLPSNVGDIGKIMLFDSQVISGAGAIMAIQVLIDHKVREEDIILVTYLSTEIGIRRIINVFPNVKIVIGKLSTMDPSKLDPKSNNGCLPWYNTEGFLDSHWHFRHRFIDSLYFGTQ, from the coding sequence ATGAACAAGAGACGGTCTTCACGGATTTCTCcctttgttgatgaagacTCCTCCTTCATCAGTCTGTCCACGGATAATTTGGTTCCGGCTGATTTTCACGATAACAATACTTCTCGCTCATCTCATCAACTCATCTCGGGTGTAACAAACTCAGTTGATGAACTCACCATTGACGAATCATGTGCAATCGCCGATGATAATAACAATGGTAACAATGATGGAGGTGAAAGTACTTTGCGTACAGATTTAAATAACTCTTGTCTGGGAGTGGCTAGTTCCGAGTCTCCGCTTCCATCTGCACTGAAATCAACTACTACACTGCCACTGCTTGTTTCTCCATCTCCGCAACTTAGCACTCCCAGCAACAAAAATCTTCTTAGACCAAAGTCAAACATGAGTGATTACAACAAGTCTACTAGTCAAGTCAATAGTGTTACAGCTAGTGCTACAGCTAGTGTCAACTCCACTTTAACCAAAACGCCGCTCAAGAACCCATCTTATATTCCACCCTGGACCGAACCATATATTATCGGGATTGCCGGTAATTCGGGCAGTGGTAAGACTTCGATATCGCAGCAAATTATCCAAGGTATAAACCAACCATGGACTGTGTTGCTTTCGTTTGATAATTTTTACAAGAGTTTGACACCGGAGCAAAGCAAACGAGCATTTGCCAATGATTATGATTTTGATACTCCAGATTCATTGGATATCGATGCCATAGTGGAAGTAGTGGAAAATTTGAAACAGGGAAGAAAAGCCACAATACCCTGCTACTCGTTTGCCAAGCATGCGAGATtagaaagaacaaacacTATATATGGTGCCAATGTAGTGATCCTAGAGGGTCTTTATGCATTGTATGACGAGAGATTGTTATCGATGATGGACTTGAAGATCTATGTGGATACGGATTTGGATGTATGTTTAGCAAGAAGACTAACCAGAGATATTTTGTATAGAGGCAGAGATCTTGAAGGGGCAATGAAGCAATGGGATGGTTTTGTTAAACCCAATGCGGTGAAGTTTTTAAACCCCACCATGAGAAATGCTGATGTTGTAATTCCACGTGGGTTGGATAACACGATTGCTATTGAGTTGATGATCAAGCATATCAAGAATCAGTTGGCAATGAAGAGTGCGAGACATTtacaaaatttgaaaaacttggGCATCAATATGGAGTTTAATGTGGATGACCATGCGAATATCGGTATTTTGGCTCCAACGAATCAGGTGAAAGGTATAAACTCGATCCTTTTCAACAAGGATACTCTGATGAAtgattttatattttatttcaatcGGATGTGTGGGCTCTTGATTGAGTTTGCTCAACAAAACTATTTTGTCACTGCGAAACCGCTGCAGATTACGACAACAGAAGGATACAAGTATGACGGAGTCCAGTTTGTTCAAAAGCAAATTGTGGCTATTAACATTATAAGAAGTGGAGATTGTTTTATGTGGTCTCTTAAAAAGTCATTTGCAGAGTTGACTATAGGCAAGATGTTGATTCAGAGTGACTCTACTACGGGCGAGCCGCAGTTGCATTACGAGAGTTTACCTAGTAATGTTGGTGATATTGGCAAGATTATGTTGTTTGACTCGCAAGTTATAAGTGGTGCAGGAGCGATAATGGCCATTCAAGTGCTTATAGATCATAAAGTGAGAGAAGAGGATATTATATTGGTCACGTACTTGTCTACTGAAATTGGTATTAGGAGGATTATCAATGTGTTCCCCAATGTCAAGATTGTTATTGGGAAACTATCAACCATGGATCCAAGCAAGTTGGACCCAAAAAGCAACAATGGGTGTCTTCCATGGTATAATACAGAAGGGTTCTTGGATAGCCACTGGCACTTTAGACACAGATTTATAGATAGTTTATATTTTGGCACGCAATAG
- the CTP1 gene encoding CtIP- endonuclease — protein MSQKKNVEPWKSFVAGGTAGAIEGVITYPFEFAKTRLQLVDKSASPNQSRNPLKLIYNVAKQQGVSALYVGCPAFVVGNTVKASVRFLGFDAIKNMLADKDGKLSGPRGVIAGLGAGLLESVVAVTPFEAIKTGLIDDKQRPNPKYQNGLVSGTVKLCKDMGFRGIYAGVVPVSLRQAANQAVRLGSYNAIKTAIQQATGTPPNQPLSSAATFAVGAFAGIITVYSTMPIDTVKTRMQALGSEKEYTSTLNCFAKIFKNEGILTFWKGATPRLGRLVLSGGIVFTIYEKMLVLLK, from the exons ATgtctcaaaaaaaa AATGTTGAACCATGGAAATCATTTGTAGCTGGTGGTACCGCTGGTGCTATTGAAGGAGTCATTACTTATCCGTTTGAGTTTGCCAAGACTCGTCTTCAGCTAGTAGATAAGAGTGCATCACCTAACCAACTGCGAAACCCACTTAAATTAATTTACAATGTTGCCAAACAGCAAGGAGTCTCTGCGTTGTACGTGGGATGTCctgcttttgttgttggaaaCACCGTGAAGGCTTCGGTGCGGTTCCTTGGGTTTGATGCAATTAAGAATATGCTTGCCGATAAGGATGGGAAATTGTCAGGTCCGAGAGGTGTTATTGCCGGTTTGGGCGCTGGGTTGTTGGAGAGTGTTGTTGCGGTTACACCATTCGAAGCTATAAAGACAGGGCTAATCGACGACAAGCAACGACCCAATCCAAAATACCAAAATGGGTTGGTACTGGGAACAGTGAAGTTGTGCAAAGATATGGGATTCCGTGGGATCTATGCCGGTGTTGTGCCAGTGAGTTTACGACAAGCTGCAAATCAAGCAGTGAGGTTGGGTTCATATAATGCAATCAAGACGGCAATTCAGCAAGCCACTGGCACCCCACCTAACCAACCATTGAGCTCGGCCGCTACGTTTGCTGTAGGTGCTTTTGCTGGTATCATAACAGTGTACTCTACCATGCCTATCGACACCGTCAAGACTAGAATGCAAGCATTGGGATCGGAGAAGGAATATACTTCGACTTTGAattgttttgcaaagatATTCAAAAATGAAGGAATTTTGACATTCTGGAAAGGCGCTACTCCAAGATTAGGAAGATTGGTCTTGAGTGGAGGTATTGTGTTCACCATATATGAGAAGATGTTGGTGTTATTGAAATAA